A genomic segment from Bradyrhizobium diazoefficiens USDA 110 encodes:
- a CDS encoding NAD-dependent epimerase, with amino-acid sequence MRPVIVTGAAGFIGMHVCERLLARGEQVVGIDALTPYYDPALKRARLATLEHRPGFSFHEIDLADFAAVTRVFDEVSPDRVVHLAAQPGVRASIDDPITSIRANCDGFVTVLEAGRRHGVAHLVYASSSSVYGANRTLPYSTEHSVNHPVSLYAASKKANELMAHTYAHVHKLPVTGLRFFTVYGPWGRPDMAAWLFTRAIFANEPIKIFNNGDMWRDFTYVDDIVEGVIRTLDRPATPNPAWNAEAPENSTSYAPYRVYNIGNNRSVNLIEFVETLEKIIGKPAIRKLLPMQAGDVLETRADISALQRDVGFAPSTPLAEGLGRFVEWYRKYHGV; translated from the coding sequence TTGCGGCCAGTGATCGTTACCGGTGCTGCCGGCTTTATCGGAATGCACGTTTGTGAACGGCTGTTGGCGCGTGGCGAGCAGGTCGTTGGCATCGATGCGCTCACTCCGTATTATGATCCCGCGCTGAAACGTGCACGCCTTGCAACGCTCGAGCACCGTCCGGGGTTCAGCTTCCACGAGATCGATCTTGCGGACTTCGCCGCGGTGACGCGCGTTTTCGACGAGGTCTCGCCCGATCGCGTCGTGCATCTGGCGGCGCAACCCGGCGTGCGTGCGTCGATCGACGATCCCATCACCAGCATCCGCGCCAATTGCGACGGCTTCGTCACCGTGCTCGAGGCCGGGCGGCGCCATGGTGTGGCGCATCTCGTCTACGCTTCGTCGAGCTCCGTCTACGGCGCCAACCGCACCCTGCCGTATTCGACCGAGCATTCGGTGAACCATCCGGTCAGCCTTTACGCCGCGAGCAAGAAGGCCAACGAATTGATGGCGCACACCTACGCGCATGTTCACAAGCTGCCGGTGACCGGTCTGCGCTTCTTCACCGTCTACGGTCCGTGGGGCCGGCCCGACATGGCCGCCTGGCTGTTCACGCGCGCGATCTTCGCCAATGAGCCAATCAAGATCTTCAATAATGGCGACATGTGGCGCGACTTCACCTATGTCGACGACATCGTCGAGGGCGTCATCCGCACCCTCGACCGGCCCGCGACGCCGAATCCCGCGTGGAACGCGGAAGCGCCGGAAAACTCGACGAGCTATGCGCCGTATCGCGTCTACAACATCGGCAACAACCGGTCGGTCAATCTGATCGAGTTCGTCGAGACGCTGGAGAAGATCATCGGCAAGCCGGCGATCCGCAAGCTGCTGCCGATGCAGGCCGGCGACGTCCTGGAGACGCGCGCCGACATTTCCGCGCTCCAGCGCGACGTCGGTTTCGCGCCTTCGACGCCGCTTGCGGAGGGTCTCGGCCGCTTCGTCGAGTGGTATCGAAAGTACCACGGCGTGTAA
- a CDS encoding UDP-glucose dehydrogenase family protein, with product MRIAMIGTGYVGLVSGACFADFGHDVTCVDKDEKKIAALHRGEIPIYEPGLDELVATNVKAKRLDFTTDLSKPVADADAVFIAVGTPSRRGDGHADLSYVYAAAKEIAQSLSGFTVVVTKSTVPVGTGDEVERIIRETNPNADVVVASNPEFLREGAAIRDFKFPDRVVVGTSDERARKVMGDIYRPLSLNQAPLMFTARRTAEMIKYAANAFLATKITFINEIADLSEKVGANVQEVARGIGLDNRIGTKFLHAGPGFGGSCFPKDTKALIKIAQDYDVSLRIVESVLAVNENRKRAMARKVSQALGGSLRGKTIAVLGLTFKPDTDDMRDAPSIPLVTGLIDMGAKVKAFDPVGMEQAKSELPSITYCEDAYSCAQGADALVVVTEWVQFRGLDLDRLKSVMAQPVVVDLRNIYSPEDMHAAGFTYESVGRPSSQA from the coding sequence ATGCGAATCGCGATGATCGGAACGGGCTATGTGGGACTGGTGTCCGGGGCCTGCTTTGCGGATTTCGGTCACGACGTCACCTGCGTCGACAAGGACGAGAAGAAGATCGCGGCGCTCCATCGCGGCGAGATCCCGATCTACGAGCCCGGGCTCGACGAGCTGGTCGCGACCAACGTCAAGGCCAAGCGGCTCGACTTCACCACCGACCTGTCGAAGCCGGTCGCGGACGCCGATGCCGTCTTCATCGCGGTCGGCACGCCGTCGCGCCGCGGTGACGGCCACGCCGATCTGTCCTACGTCTACGCCGCCGCGAAAGAGATCGCGCAGTCGCTGTCGGGCTTCACCGTCGTGGTGACCAAGTCGACCGTGCCGGTCGGCACCGGCGACGAGGTCGAGCGCATCATCCGCGAAACCAATCCCAACGCCGACGTCGTCGTCGCCTCCAACCCCGAATTCCTGCGCGAGGGCGCGGCGATCCGCGACTTCAAGTTCCCGGACCGCGTCGTGGTCGGCACCTCCGACGAGCGCGCCCGCAAGGTGATGGGCGACATCTATCGCCCGCTGTCGCTGAACCAGGCGCCGCTGATGTTCACGGCGCGCCGCACCGCCGAGATGATCAAATACGCTGCCAACGCGTTCCTCGCGACCAAGATCACCTTCATCAACGAGATCGCGGACCTTTCCGAAAAGGTCGGGGCCAACGTGCAGGAGGTCGCGCGCGGCATTGGCCTGGACAACCGCATCGGCACCAAGTTCCTGCATGCAGGTCCCGGCTTCGGCGGCTCGTGCTTCCCGAAGGACACCAAGGCGCTGATCAAGATCGCGCAGGACTACGACGTGTCCTTGCGCATCGTCGAATCCGTGCTGGCCGTCAACGAGAACCGCAAGCGCGCGATGGCGCGCAAGGTCAGCCAGGCGCTTGGCGGCTCGCTGCGCGGCAAGACCATCGCCGTGCTCGGCCTCACCTTCAAGCCCGACACCGACGATATGCGCGATGCGCCGTCGATCCCGCTGGTGACCGGCCTGATCGACATGGGCGCCAAGGTGAAGGCCTTCGATCCCGTCGGCATGGAGCAGGCGAAGAGTGAGCTGCCCAGCATCACCTATTGCGAGGACGCCTATTCCTGTGCGCAAGGCGCCGATGCGCTGGTTGTCGTCACCGAATGGGTGCAGTTCCGCGGCCTCGATCTCGACCGGCTGAAGAGTGTCATGGCGCAGCCCGTCGTCGTCGACCTCCGCAACATCTACAGCCCCGAAGACATGCACGCCGCCGGCTTCACCTACGAGAGCGTCGGCCGTCCGTCGTCTCAGGCCTAG
- a CDS encoding aldose 1-epimerase family protein: MTDDTHSIRSGGLTATIKAHGAEMCSLKSDAGLEFVWQAAPAWPRHAPLLFPIVGRLANDELRHRGKTYRMTQHGFARDSRFTWAERGESRCVLVLEDSETTRALYPFAFRLTATYAIDDAGLDLSLTIANTGKETLPASLGGHPAFNWPLEPGVSKEDYALTFANAESSPVRRLDGGLLRAATEPSPVSGTVLPLSESLFVDDAIIFDRIDSNSVLYAAGPSASSGPWLKMSWRGFRELGVWSKPSGAPFLCIEPWRGYASPAGFDGAFSDKPGLMHIAAGAEERLSFRIEVASS; the protein is encoded by the coding sequence ATGACCGACGACACGCACTCGATCCGCAGCGGCGGGCTGACCGCGACCATCAAGGCGCACGGCGCCGAAATGTGCTCGCTGAAGAGCGATGCCGGCCTCGAATTCGTCTGGCAGGCCGCACCGGCCTGGCCGCGCCACGCGCCGCTGTTGTTTCCCATCGTCGGGCGTCTCGCCAACGACGAGCTGCGGCACCGGGGCAAGACATACCGGATGACCCAGCACGGCTTTGCGCGCGACAGCCGCTTCACGTGGGCGGAGCGCGGCGAGAGCCGCTGTGTGCTCGTGCTCGAAGACAGTGAGACGACGCGCGCGCTTTACCCGTTCGCGTTCCGCCTGACGGCCACCTATGCGATCGACGACGCCGGTCTCGATCTCTCGCTCACGATCGCCAACACCGGCAAGGAAACATTGCCGGCTTCGCTCGGTGGCCATCCCGCATTCAACTGGCCGCTTGAGCCCGGCGTGTCCAAGGAAGACTATGCGCTGACCTTCGCGAACGCCGAGTCGTCGCCCGTCCGCCGTCTCGACGGCGGCTTGCTGCGCGCGGCAACGGAGCCAAGTCCCGTCAGCGGCACCGTGCTCCCCTTGTCCGAATCCCTGTTCGTCGATGACGCCATCATCTTCGATCGCATCGACAGCAATTCGGTGCTTTATGCGGCCGGGCCGAGTGCATCCAGCGGGCCCTGGCTAAAGATGTCCTGGCGCGGCTTTCGCGAGCTTGGCGTCTGGTCGAAACCATCGGGCGCGCCGTTCCTCTGCATCGAGCCATGGCGCGGCTATGCCAGCCCGGCCGGCTTCGACGGCGCGTTCAGTGACAAGCCCGGCCTGATGCATATCGCAGCCGGCGCCGAAGAGCGCTTGTCGTTCCGGATCGAGGTCGCATCGTCCTGA
- a CDS encoding MBL fold metallo-hydrolase yields the protein MEVILLGTGGPRPDPRRMATTTLIRLGEENILFDAGRGVMVQLSKAGVPLGAINTVFLTHHHFDHIGDLYDVMLNSWMHGRKDALRIYGPPDTERLVNTLVTQVYDKDITWRDRGEPTFGGWKPVIATDIIPGPVLDTGRWKISAELVSHGDGLDMPPAFLARWMCLGYRFEAEGKVIAISGDTVPCPGLERLAEGADLLVQCCFLATPEINNEHLRRLAKFTIACGDTVGKVAAKAGVKKLALTHHRPRTDDSMLNALLADVRQDYSGPVVLGEDLTRIEV from the coding sequence ATGGAAGTCATACTGCTCGGCACCGGCGGCCCGCGCCCGGACCCGCGCCGCATGGCGACGACCACGCTGATCAGGCTCGGCGAAGAGAACATCCTGTTCGACGCGGGCCGCGGCGTCATGGTGCAGCTCAGCAAGGCCGGCGTGCCGCTTGGCGCCATCAACACGGTCTTTCTCACCCATCACCATTTCGACCACATCGGCGACCTCTACGATGTGATGCTGAATTCATGGATGCACGGGCGCAAGGACGCGCTGCGCATCTATGGGCCGCCGGATACCGAACGGCTGGTCAACACGCTGGTCACACAGGTCTACGACAAGGACATCACCTGGCGGGATCGGGGCGAGCCGACCTTCGGCGGCTGGAAGCCGGTCATCGCAACCGACATCATTCCGGGCCCGGTTCTCGACACCGGGCGCTGGAAGATCAGCGCCGAGCTCGTCTCGCATGGCGATGGCCTCGACATGCCGCCGGCCTTCCTCGCGCGCTGGATGTGTCTCGGCTACCGCTTCGAGGCGGAGGGCAAGGTCATCGCGATATCCGGCGACACGGTCCCCTGCCCCGGCCTGGAGCGACTGGCTGAGGGAGCCGACCTGCTGGTGCAGTGCTGCTTTCTCGCGACGCCGGAGATCAACAACGAGCACCTCCGCCGGCTTGCGAAATTCACGATCGCCTGCGGCGACACGGTCGGCAAGGTCGCGGCCAAGGCCGGCGTGAAGAAGCTCGCGCTGACCCATCACCGGCCGCGCACCGACGATTCCATGCTGAACGCGCTGCTCGCGGATGTCCGGCAGGACTATTCGGGTCCCGTCGTGCTCGGCGAGGACCTCACGCGGATCGAGGTCTGA
- a CDS encoding response regulator transcription factor yields the protein MNVRSQDSALRDDLNFQAGPQAHRTSTIVADPARQDVRPAGRERLIVVEDDPVTRTMLVGYFGENNFDVVGAGSCAECRQALRGRADLIFLDVQLPDGDGFELAKEIQATSNAGIIFVTRRDTDVDRILGLEIAGDHYVTKPINLRDLLARARSVLRRRSIDRKAARNHNSIAFGDWIIDLTRRELLGNDGKPVSLTRAEFDLLAALVGADGRPLSRDYLIEVVSNRQAEVDIRTVDALVARLRRKLVGSGTPVIATVTGVGYKLALSERL from the coding sequence GTGAATGTTCGTTCACAGGACAGCGCGTTGCGCGACGACTTGAATTTTCAGGCCGGCCCGCAAGCACACAGGACATCCACCATCGTGGCTGATCCCGCACGTCAGGACGTGCGTCCCGCAGGCCGCGAGCGGCTGATCGTCGTCGAAGACGATCCGGTGACGCGGACGATGCTGGTCGGTTACTTCGGCGAGAACAATTTCGACGTGGTCGGCGCCGGCTCCTGCGCGGAATGCCGCCAGGCGCTGCGTGGGCGCGCCGACCTCATCTTCCTCGACGTGCAGTTGCCCGACGGCGACGGCTTCGAGCTCGCCAAGGAAATCCAGGCGACCAGCAACGCGGGCATCATCTTCGTGACCCGCCGCGACACCGACGTCGATCGCATCCTCGGCCTCGAGATCGCGGGCGACCACTACGTCACCAAGCCGATCAATCTGCGCGACCTGCTTGCGCGCGCCCGCAGCGTGCTGCGGCGGCGCTCGATCGACCGCAAGGCGGCGCGCAACCACAATTCGATCGCCTTCGGCGACTGGATCATCGATCTGACGCGGCGCGAGCTGCTCGGCAACGACGGCAAGCCGGTGTCGCTGACGCGGGCCGAGTTCGACCTGCTGGCGGCGCTTGTCGGCGCCGACGGCAGGCCGCTCAGCCGCGACTATCTGATCGAGGTCGTCAGCAACCGCCAGGCCGAGGTCGACATCCGCACGGTCGATGCGCTGGTGGCGCGGCTGCGCCGCAAGCTCGTCGGCAGCGGCACGCCCGTGATCGCGACCGTCACCGGCGTCGGCTACAAGCTCGCGCTCAGCGAACGGCTCTAG
- a CDS encoding alpha/beta hydrolase family protein, translating to MDLARWHLPVLILLAIAGAAARANAAEFYTEDLRIPMTEAGPQGLEAFLVRPAGTKRYPLALLSHGSPRNFDDRPTMSAHKYYGIALEYARRGFAALIVMRRGYGTSPGGRVDSVGGCANAAYLPAAAVAVADLRAAIDAMARRADVTTSGMIAAGHSAGGLATVALTAQAPAGLVAAISFAGGRGSRDDDDVCNEGGLVQAFATFGKTSRVPMLWVYATNDLFFGPDLARRLYDGFRGGGGNVKFVAAAPYGDDGHYLYSVVGRPQWTPYVDAFLRERGLGHDVLSPPDPLPPPSQLNEAARAEFARYLASTVPHKAFAVSPNGGYGWRSGRATADDAQRDSLSACMKWSPTCALYAVDDRLVGAAQRTITDQSARAR from the coding sequence ATGGACCTCGCGCGCTGGCATCTGCCCGTGCTTATCTTGCTCGCCATCGCGGGGGCTGCGGCTCGCGCGAACGCCGCCGAGTTCTACACCGAGGACCTCCGCATCCCGATGACGGAGGCCGGGCCGCAGGGGCTGGAAGCTTTCCTGGTGCGCCCGGCGGGGACGAAGCGCTATCCGCTCGCGCTGCTCAGCCACGGCTCGCCGCGCAATTTCGACGACCGCCCGACCATGTCCGCGCACAAATATTACGGCATCGCGCTGGAATACGCCCGGCGCGGCTTTGCTGCGCTGATCGTGATGCGGCGCGGCTACGGCACCTCGCCCGGTGGACGCGTCGACAGCGTCGGCGGCTGCGCCAACGCGGCCTACCTGCCGGCGGCGGCGGTTGCGGTCGCGGATTTGCGCGCGGCGATCGATGCGATGGCACGTCGGGCCGACGTCACGACATCGGGCATGATCGCGGCCGGCCATTCCGCCGGCGGGCTCGCCACCGTCGCGCTGACAGCGCAGGCACCGGCCGGTCTCGTCGCCGCGATCAGCTTTGCCGGCGGCCGCGGCTCGCGCGACGACGACGACGTCTGCAACGAGGGTGGGCTGGTGCAGGCCTTCGCCACCTTCGGAAAGACGTCCCGCGTGCCGATGCTGTGGGTTTACGCGACCAACGACCTGTTCTTCGGGCCCGATCTCGCCCGCCGGCTCTATGACGGGTTTCGCGGCGGCGGCGGCAACGTGAAATTCGTCGCGGCGGCGCCTTACGGCGACGATGGCCATTATCTCTATTCCGTGGTCGGCCGTCCGCAATGGACGCCGTATGTGGACGCCTTCCTGCGCGAGCGCGGGCTCGGCCACGACGTCCTCAGTCCGCCCGATCCGCTGCCGCCGCCGAGCCAGCTCAACGAGGCCGCGCGCGCCGAGTTCGCGCGCTATCTCGCCAGCACCGTGCCGCACAAAGCTTTTGCGGTGTCGCCCAACGGCGGTTACGGCTGGCGTTCGGGGCGCGCGACGGCCGACGATGCCCAGCGCGATTCGCTCAGCGCCTGCATGAAATGGTCGCCCACCTGCGCGCTCTACGCGGTCGATGACCGGCTGGTCGGGGCCGCGCAAAGGACAATAACGGACCAGAGCGCCCGCGCGCGGTAG
- a CDS encoding c-type cytochrome: MTGRLIFVLMLALATSSLATSSASAAEGDPARGKAVFQRTCENCHAAVIGVNKVGPSLWNVIDRKPAIVPDFAYSDAMKANKQAWTPTTLDAYLADPRGDVHGVKMFFKGLPNPADRANVIAYLQTLR, translated from the coding sequence ATGACCGGTCGTCTGATCTTCGTGCTCATGCTGGCCTTGGCCACATCGTCTTTGGCCACGTCGTCCGCCTCCGCCGCGGAGGGCGATCCGGCGAGGGGCAAGGCCGTCTTCCAGCGGACCTGTGAGAACTGCCACGCGGCGGTGATCGGGGTGAACAAGGTCGGCCCAAGTCTCTGGAATGTCATCGACCGCAAGCCCGCAATCGTCCCGGACTTCGCCTATTCTGATGCAATGAAGGCCAACAAGCAGGCCTGGACGCCAACAACGCTGGACGCCTATCTCGCCGACCCCCGCGGCGACGTCCACGGCGTCAAGATGTTCTTCAAGGGGCTGCCGAACCCCGCAGACCGGGCCAATGTCATCGCCTATCTTCAGACGTTGAGATGA
- the pgm gene encoding phosphoglucomutase (alpha-D-glucose-1,6-bisphosphate-dependent) encodes MAEVDPAAGKPVAPSALANIPRLVTAYFAGKPDVADPAQRVAFGTSGHRGTSFRNTFNEGHILATTQAICDYRKEKGLTGPLFIGIDTHALAEPALVSAVEVFAANGVDVMVDKDGGYTPTPVISHAILTYNKGRTSGLADGVVVTPSHNPPEDGGYKYNPPHGGPADTDATSVVEKRANAYLADGLKGVARMDYARAKKSATVHAYDFITPYVADLGNVVDLDLVKSAGINIGIDPLGGAAVHYWHPIIERYGLKATVVNEAIDPTFRFMTVDWDGKIRMDCSSPYAMASLIAMRDRFDVAFANDTDADRHGIVTRTGGLMNPNHYLATAISHLFAHRPNWSKDAAIGKTVVSSSIIDRVAKKLGRKLVETPVGFKWFVDGLLTGGFGFGGEESAGASFLRRDGTVWTTDKDGIILGLLAAEIMAKTGRDPSQLFGDLTAEFGVPHYARIDVAATTPQKNILKSVTPEQFGLKDLAGDPVRATLSKAPGNGQPFGGIKVETDFGWFAARPSGTEDVYKIYAESFRSTEHLKRIQEEAQAGLAKVFGV; translated from the coding sequence GTGGCAGAAGTTGATCCCGCGGCGGGTAAGCCGGTTGCGCCGAGCGCGCTCGCCAATATTCCGCGGCTGGTGACGGCCTATTTCGCCGGCAAGCCGGACGTGGCTGATCCGGCGCAACGGGTGGCGTTCGGCACCTCCGGCCATCGTGGCACCTCGTTCAGGAACACCTTCAACGAGGGCCATATCCTCGCGACCACGCAGGCAATTTGTGACTACAGAAAGGAGAAGGGACTGACCGGCCCGCTCTTCATCGGCATCGACACCCACGCGCTGGCCGAGCCGGCGCTGGTCAGCGCCGTCGAGGTGTTCGCGGCGAACGGCGTCGACGTCATGGTCGACAAGGACGGCGGCTACACGCCGACGCCTGTCATCTCGCACGCGATCCTCACCTACAACAAGGGCCGCACGTCGGGCCTCGCGGACGGCGTCGTCGTCACGCCCTCGCACAATCCGCCGGAAGACGGCGGCTACAAATACAATCCGCCGCATGGCGGCCCGGCCGACACCGATGCGACCTCCGTCGTCGAGAAGCGCGCCAACGCCTATCTCGCCGACGGGCTCAAGGGCGTCGCGCGCATGGACTATGCCAGGGCGAAAAAGTCCGCGACCGTCCACGCCTACGACTTCATCACGCCCTACGTCGCCGATCTCGGCAACGTCGTCGATCTCGATCTCGTCAAATCCGCCGGCATCAATATCGGCATCGATCCGCTCGGCGGCGCCGCCGTGCATTACTGGCATCCGATCATCGAGCGCTACGGCCTCAAGGCCACGGTGGTGAACGAGGCGATCGATCCGACCTTCCGCTTCATGACCGTCGACTGGGACGGCAAGATCCGCATGGACTGCTCCTCGCCTTACGCGATGGCGAGCCTGATCGCGATGCGCGACCGCTTCGACGTTGCCTTCGCCAACGACACCGATGCCGACCGCCACGGCATCGTGACGCGCACCGGCGGCCTGATGAATCCGAACCATTATCTGGCGACCGCGATCTCGCATCTGTTCGCGCACCGCCCGAACTGGAGCAAGGATGCCGCGATCGGCAAGACCGTGGTGTCGAGCTCGATCATCGACCGCGTGGCCAAGAAACTCGGCCGCAAGCTGGTCGAGACGCCGGTCGGCTTCAAATGGTTTGTCGACGGCCTCCTCACGGGCGGCTTCGGCTTCGGCGGCGAGGAGAGTGCAGGGGCCTCGTTCCTGCGCCGCGACGGCACGGTGTGGACCACCGACAAGGACGGCATCATCCTCGGCCTGCTTGCCGCCGAGATCATGGCGAAGACCGGCCGCGATCCGAGTCAGCTGTTTGGCGACCTCACGGCCGAGTTCGGCGTGCCGCATTACGCGCGCATCGACGTCGCGGCGACCACACCGCAGAAGAACATCTTGAAGTCCGTCACGCCCGAGCAGTTCGGCCTGAAGGATCTCGCCGGCGATCCCGTCCGCGCCACGCTGAGCAAGGCGCCCGGCAACGGCCAGCCGTTCGGCGGCATCAAGGTCGAGACCGATTTCGGCTGGTTCGCAGCGAGGCCGTCGGGGACCGAGGACGTCTACAAGATCTACGCGGAGAGCTTTCGCAGCACCGAGCACCTGAAGCGGATTCAGGAAGAGGCCCAGGCCGGGCTGGCGAAGGTGTTCGGGGTGTAG
- a CDS encoding aromatic ring-hydroxylating dioxygenase subunit alpha produces the protein MTKPFPMNAWYAAAWDAEVKPALLPRTICGKHVVMYRKADGAVAALEDACWHRLVPLSKGRLEGDTVVCGYHGLKYNAQGRCTFMPSQETINPSACVRAYPVVERHRYIWLWMGDPALADPALVPDMHWNHDPAWAGDGKTIRVNCDYRLVLDNLMDLTHETFVHGSSIGNDAVAEAPFDVTHGEKTVTVTRWMRNIEPPPFWAKQLGKPGLVDRWQIIRFEAPCTIAIDVGVAPTGTGAPEGDRSQGVNGFVLNTITPETEKTCHYFWAFVRNYQIGEQRITTEIREGVSGIFHEDELILEAQQRAMDENPDRVFYNLNIDAGAMWTRKLIDKMVAKENAPQHLQAAE, from the coding sequence ATGACAAAACCCTTCCCGATGAACGCCTGGTACGCCGCCGCCTGGGACGCTGAGGTGAAGCCGGCGCTGTTGCCGCGGACGATCTGCGGCAAGCACGTCGTGATGTACCGCAAGGCCGACGGCGCGGTGGCAGCTCTCGAGGATGCCTGCTGGCATCGCCTGGTGCCGCTGTCCAAGGGCCGGCTCGAGGGCGACACCGTCGTCTGCGGCTATCACGGCCTGAAGTACAATGCGCAGGGGCGCTGCACCTTCATGCCCTCGCAGGAGACCATCAATCCCTCGGCCTGCGTGCGCGCCTATCCCGTGGTCGAGCGGCATCGCTACATCTGGCTCTGGATGGGCGACCCCGCGCTGGCCGATCCCGCGCTCGTGCCCGACATGCACTGGAATCACGATCCGGCCTGGGCCGGCGACGGCAAGACCATCCGCGTCAATTGCGACTACCGCCTCGTGCTCGACAATCTCATGGACCTCACCCACGAGACCTTCGTGCACGGCTCCTCGATCGGAAACGACGCGGTCGCCGAAGCCCCGTTCGACGTCACCCATGGCGAGAAGACGGTGACGGTGACGCGCTGGATGCGGAACATCGAGCCGCCGCCGTTCTGGGCCAAGCAGCTCGGCAAGCCCGGCCTTGTCGACCGCTGGCAGATCATCCGCTTCGAGGCGCCCTGCACCATCGCTATCGACGTCGGCGTGGCGCCGACAGGCACCGGCGCGCCGGAAGGCGACCGCTCGCAGGGCGTCAACGGCTTCGTGCTCAACACCATCACGCCGGAGACGGAGAAGACCTGTCACTATTTCTGGGCCTTCGTCCGCAACTATCAGATCGGCGAGCAGCGCATCACCACCGAAATCCGCGAGGGCGTCTCCGGCATCTTCCACGAGGACGAGCTGATCCTCGAAGCGCAGCAGCGCGCGATGGACGAGAACCCGGATCGCGTCTTCTACAACCTCAACATCGACGCCGGCGCGATGTGGACGCGCAAGCTGATCGACAAGATGGTGGCGAAGGAAAACGCGCCGCAGCACCTTCAGGCCGCGGAGTAG